From a region of the Methylocystis hirsuta genome:
- a CDS encoding acyltransferase family protein codes for MAMGTDKFASPGALRLTLAFAVFLHHTTSFNLGMSAVLVFFVLSGYWVAAMWKNTYSKTTSAYFTYLVSRVWRIAPVFALCSAIAWALLLWRGDAPVAFGGLMHQLFSNILILGYSALPFQANIPGWSLDVELQFYLIAPAIIFLISKNISLLLICLVVSAGAPWLGGSATVAPFLLFFGIGVAAASHDLKPDRAFAYRALFTTLATLFLCALIFAKDVMLGEKLELLAFSDKMNLVIAVMMTPWALYTTQQASGAKDRMLGELSYIFYLLHWSVIGALKTGEGSYLDRALLCSEALLIIFVASYLIWRLFDRPINRLRASWVHGRLMDAPGAIPSATPANAAPAFG; via the coding sequence ATGGCGATGGGAACAGACAAATTCGCGTCTCCTGGCGCCCTGCGGCTAACTTTAGCCTTTGCGGTTTTCCTCCACCACACGACCAGTTTCAACCTCGGCATGTCCGCCGTGCTGGTCTTCTTCGTGCTCAGCGGCTACTGGGTCGCGGCGATGTGGAAGAACACCTATTCGAAAACCACGTCGGCCTATTTCACCTACCTTGTTTCGCGCGTGTGGCGCATCGCGCCGGTTTTCGCTCTCTGCTCGGCGATCGCTTGGGCGCTGCTGCTCTGGCGCGGCGACGCGCCCGTCGCCTTCGGCGGGCTGATGCATCAGCTCTTCTCCAACATCTTGATCCTCGGCTACAGCGCGCTGCCGTTCCAGGCTAACATTCCCGGCTGGTCGCTGGATGTGGAATTGCAATTCTATCTTATCGCGCCGGCGATCATTTTTCTCATTTCGAAAAACATCTCCCTCTTGCTGATTTGCCTTGTCGTTTCGGCCGGCGCGCCTTGGCTCGGCGGCTCCGCCACGGTCGCGCCTTTCCTTTTGTTTTTTGGAATCGGCGTCGCGGCGGCGAGCCACGACTTGAAGCCCGATCGCGCCTTCGCCTATCGCGCATTGTTCACGACGCTCGCGACGCTGTTCCTTTGCGCGCTGATCTTCGCCAAGGACGTGATGCTCGGCGAAAAGCTGGAGCTGCTCGCCTTCAGCGACAAGATGAATCTCGTCATCGCGGTGATGATGACGCCCTGGGCGCTCTATACGACGCAGCAGGCGAGCGGCGCCAAGGACCGAATGCTGGGCGAACTCTCCTACATCTTCTATCTGCTGCACTGGTCCGTTATCGGCGCCCTGAAGACCGGCGAAGGCTCCTATCTCGATCGCGCCCTGCTCTGCTCCGAGGCGCTGCTCATCATCTTCGTCGCTTCCTACCTGATCTGGCGGCTGTTCGATCGGCCGATCAATAGATTGCGCGCCTCCTGGGTGCATGGCCGGCTTATGGACGCGCCGGGCGCGATCCCCTCGGCGACGCCGGCAAACGCCGCGCCCGCATTCGGCTAG
- a CDS encoding SGNH/GDSL hydrolase family protein codes for MFPGAHKLAFVLAVTSGLTLLSLKRSDEPTLYCANVNGGADAYRILVIGESWASDGNILPELPRAVSKRLEGRGVQACSLGFAGRNSRLLYGELREKFPKYKLYRVFEDKKPDKVILMNGVNDAIQHVGASAYVEYSKKLVEYFADVDDVEIISIPRVNERNFRPPNFYSALKRSILSCFYDDCERQVNDKYRIALWRDHPDLNTLEYDAFIDRYEGHERCYTRDGVHLTDEYFHKYGEFIGGAVSLGKAAPAVK; via the coding sequence ATGTTCCCGGGGGCGCATAAGCTGGCGTTTGTTCTGGCCGTCACAAGCGGGCTGACGCTTCTCAGCCTGAAGCGGTCCGATGAGCCGACGCTCTACTGCGCCAATGTGAACGGCGGCGCGGACGCCTACAGGATACTTGTCATCGGCGAATCCTGGGCCTCGGACGGCAATATCCTCCCCGAACTGCCGCGCGCCGTCTCAAAAAGACTCGAAGGCCGCGGCGTCCAGGCGTGCAGTCTCGGTTTTGCCGGCCGCAACTCACGGTTGCTTTACGGCGAACTGCGCGAGAAATTCCCCAAATACAAACTCTACCGCGTGTTCGAGGACAAAAAGCCGGATAAGGTCATCCTGATGAACGGCGTCAACGACGCGATTCAGCACGTCGGCGCATCGGCCTATGTCGAATATTCGAAAAAGCTCGTCGAGTATTTTGCCGACGTCGACGACGTCGAAATCATCTCCATACCGCGGGTCAACGAGCGGAATTTCAGGCCGCCGAATTTCTACAGCGCCCTCAAGCGCTCGATATTGAGCTGCTTCTACGATGACTGCGAGCGTCAGGTGAACGACAAATATCGGATCGCGCTGTGGCGCGACCATCCCGATCTCAACACTCTCGAATATGACGCTTTCATCGATCGCTACGAAGGACACGAGCGGTGTTACACGAGGGACGGCGTTCATCTGACTGACGAATATTTCCACAAATATGGAGAGTTCATCGGCGGCGCGGTTTCGCTCGGAAAGGCCGCGCCGGCCGTGAAATAG
- a CDS encoding RluA family pseudouridine synthase — protein MDLLSRLLHRDGLMLIIDKPAGVAVHRGPKGGASLEDAFDQLRFGLPRPPALAHRLDKDTSGCLVLGRHRKALERLGRLFKSGRIGKTYWAVVEGAPVGQEGEIDLPLGRLDATRGWWMRPDPLGLPARTSWRVLGGSPDNALTFIEFTPHTGRTHQIRVHAQAMGWPILGDPIYGSGRREDSAPLHLHARAVSVPMQDGKPPVEAVAAPPEHMRAGLARCGWNGEAQP, from the coding sequence ATGGACCTCCTCTCTCGCCTGCTCCACCGCGACGGGCTGATGCTGATCATCGACAAGCCCGCGGGCGTCGCCGTCCATCGCGGGCCGAAGGGCGGCGCAAGCCTTGAAGACGCCTTCGACCAGTTGCGCTTTGGCCTGCCCCGGCCGCCGGCGCTGGCCCACCGACTGGACAAGGATACGTCCGGCTGCCTCGTGCTTGGGCGCCACCGCAAGGCCCTCGAGCGGCTCGGCAGGCTGTTCAAGTCCGGCCGCATCGGCAAGACTTACTGGGCGGTGGTCGAAGGCGCGCCCGTGGGCCAAGAAGGCGAAATCGACCTCCCGCTCGGACGGCTCGACGCCACGCGCGGCTGGTGGATGCGTCCAGACCCTCTGGGCCTGCCCGCCAGAACCTCCTGGCGCGTGCTTGGCGGAAGTCCGGACAACGCGCTGACGTTCATCGAATTCACGCCGCACACCGGCCGCACGCATCAGATCCGCGTGCATGCGCAGGCGATGGGCTGGCCCATTCTCGGCGACCCGATCTATGGCTCAGGTCGCCGCGAGGACTCAGCCCCTCTGCATCTTCATGCGCGCGCGGTGAGCGTGCCGATGCAGGACGGCAAGCCGCCCGTGGAAGCTGTCGCCGCGCCGCCCGAACATATGCGCGCGGGGCTCGCGAGGTGCGGATGGAACGGCGAAGCGCAACCGTAA
- a CDS encoding enoyl-CoA hydratase produces MAITSATPKLRVTIDFGVARLYIENPAKRNAFDFEMWRALPSLLRAVDVAEEARVLVISGAPGLPFCAGADISEFSNLRATSEGGRIYEDANVKAFDAISNLSKPTIAAVSGFCMGGGFGIAAACDLRIADAQATFAIPAAKLGVGYPPAAMAYVVAAVGPQLAFDLFYTARRLTANEAKERGFVSRLFATESFEGAAHALAETIAAGAPLTLRAAKAAIRAAARLPGASSHEQCEALTSACFDSADYMEGRAAFLEKREPNFSGR; encoded by the coding sequence ATGGCGATCACATCTGCGACCCCGAAACTGCGCGTCACAATCGATTTCGGCGTCGCGCGCCTCTATATCGAAAATCCCGCCAAGCGGAACGCGTTCGACTTCGAGATGTGGCGCGCGCTGCCGTCGCTGCTGCGCGCCGTCGACGTGGCGGAGGAAGCGCGCGTCCTCGTCATCAGCGGGGCGCCGGGTCTGCCGTTCTGCGCCGGCGCCGACATCAGCGAATTCTCCAACCTGCGCGCGACGAGCGAAGGCGGGCGCATCTATGAGGACGCCAACGTCAAGGCGTTCGACGCGATTTCGAATCTTTCCAAACCGACGATCGCGGCGGTGTCCGGCTTTTGCATGGGGGGCGGGTTCGGAATCGCCGCGGCCTGCGACCTGCGCATCGCCGATGCGCAAGCGACGTTCGCAATTCCGGCGGCGAAGCTCGGCGTCGGCTATCCGCCGGCGGCGATGGCCTATGTCGTCGCCGCGGTCGGCCCGCAACTCGCGTTCGATCTCTTTTACACGGCGCGCCGTCTCACCGCGAACGAAGCCAAGGAGCGTGGCTTCGTCAGCCGTCTTTTCGCCACTGAGAGTTTCGAGGGCGCGGCGCATGCGCTCGCTGAAACGATCGCCGCTGGCGCGCCTCTGACATTGCGCGCCGCCAAGGCGGCGATCCGCGCCGCCGCGCGCCTGCCCGGCGCGTCGTCGCATGAGCAGTGCGAAGCGCTGACGAGCGCCTGTTTCGACAGCGCGGACTACATGGAAGGGCGCGCCGCGTTCCTGGAGAAGCGCGAGCCGAATTTTTCCGGGCGCTGA